From the genome of Acropora palmata chromosome 8, jaAcrPala1.3, whole genome shotgun sequence:
TTGGTCTCTCCTCAGCCTTTCCTTTGCTTTGTGGCTTGGCGAGTTCTTTGAAATCCCCATTAGAAAATGATCCTACCCACCATTTGTAGCTTCGATCTAAACCAAAGGAAAAAGACAGAGTTGTATCTAGCTATTCGCCTGGATATTTTCCAGATGGGCACAAATCCAGTGATTTTTGCTATTCACAATTGACAAATTTGCTCTTAATTAGAATTTAACATGGGAAGATTGATAAACGTCCTTaaaggttttaaaaaaaattaactcttGCCCGCTTGGGTAGCCAAGCAAAACGCGAGATTCACTTCCTCTTGCTCGCTCATGAAGCTAGCCGATATCCAGtcataaataaatacaatattACCACCTTCATCTTGTAAACTGAGTAGCCCTTTTTGTAGCTTGGTGGTCGTAACTTGTACGAGGGAAGCTATAACTGAAACACTCACGGAATATTCCGAGCGTGATCCTcttaaatcattttaagcTCTGCAGAATCTTGAAAATAGTTTATAATAATCTTACAAACCTGGAGTTGTTGTGAACTCCAGCAGCTTTCCCCTTCCTACAGCATACGCCCTCCAAGCGGTGAGTTTTCCGCCAGTGAAGCGGAAATTGTTCAGCTTGCTTATCCCAACTATTTTAGGAAGCTCTCCAGTAACGGATTCTTCAAGAGAATCTGAAACAGCAACTCTAACACCTTCAATGCCACCGTGCGATAGAAGTGCATCTTTCATTTGTTGTGCGTTCGTAACATCGTTACCTTCATTGATAAACATCCGGATTTGGCTCTTTGCGGCTGCTGCCATCCTGTCAGCTGCACCTTTGCCTCCCTGAGGGTCGCTAAAATCCAAGCCTTCTATCTTCACCCCCGTTGAAGCTTCAAACCTGGTGCACGCTACAATTGTACTTGCCGAATGATAACAGCCAGCATTGTCCTGACGCAAAAAGACCCTCTCTATCTCTGGATGCTCCAACTTGAGTGTCTGAATAATATGATGTAATATAACAACTACAGCTGCGCTTCCTTGGTTACACGACTGAATTAGATTGATGAACGCTTGCGACTGAAGCTGTTGGTCAACTTTACGGTACGCAACAGAGATATGCCACGATATCCCTCTCTTCCCAAACCAGTCGGCCTGGGATTCTCGGTACTTTTGCGGGATGAATTTCATGGCCCAGTCATTAACCAGTAGCACGGTCCGCTCATCAAGAAGGTCGAGTGCGTCAAAACGAACCTGGTCTTGCCTCACAGTTCTTAAAAGATGGCACTTCCATGCACGGATCGCTAGAGCGGCATTGCGGTAGAGGTAAAACGCCTCATCTCGATCGTCTTCGTTGCAAAATGGAATCTCTCCTAACAGCTTCTCCATATCGCTCAGCGCAGATGCTAAGCTTGTACACTGATCACAAGTTTGGTCGTGAACGTGGGTACACGACTGCCTCAAGTCTTCGTCAGAAGGGTCGCTTAGAGAGAAAACGCTGCAGTGTTCTGCAATAGGAGAGTCATCGGTGATATGAGCCTGGTAgacaaatgaacaaaaacaatattttaatagTAACCTACTTTATTGAGTAAAGATCTCTATTGCTTTGAGTTAATATTGCGCACGATGTTCTTTTGTGTTGCACAAGGCCAGCCTCTATATAGAGAATTCATAACATAAAGCTTGTATCTACTCAAGCAAGTGAATTATATATTAGAAAAACGGGGATTCAACTGATTTGCGGTACGTTCGAGTACCAGtagtttgttgctgttttgttaaaaatgaCTTGTGTAAAGGTACAATCCCAATGTGCTCGTGCGGgaaatttgtatttgaatTAAGGAAACAGACAGTCAGCATATGTTCCTAAGCTGTGGGAGTCCTGACGGAATCGAAACTCTTGACGAGCAACAATATTGCGATTCAATTAGTTGAGATTGTATGGCCCAGCTTATTCCATCTCTGTGCACACTTTTCTCgctttttagttttgttgcTCCGTACATTGGCCTTGCATATTTGTCTATACTCGGTAAAAATATCAATTCAGTCAACATTCTCCATTAACATTAACCAGGCCCCAATTTTGtgattgataaaaataaactcgtactggacagaaaaaaaattaccttaaAGTCGCCCTTAAGATATAACTTTCCTGCCTTCAGCGCTTCTTGTAGGCCTTGTACTCTCTCTTTGCTTGCTCCAATTTCCGCGGCTTGCTCGAGAACTAGACTTAAGTCATCAAAGGCCCGTGCTCCCTCTGCAGCAAAGTAGTCTAGGCCTTGAAGCGACTTGCGTACGGAGGCACTGCACTCTGATAGAATCCTCGTCATTGTTCTCTCGCTGAATGGTGTAAAATTGGAATCCGAGCAGTACTGTTGGTACTGCCTAACAATGCGTTCAGGAATTAGGGTACGAATAACATTAGGAACAGTAATACTATGGCCATTTGACAATTTCAGGTTCTTGTTTCGGAACGGAAGGTCCTCAACTAAATGAGGGCTGgtaataaaagttaaaaaatggtCTAGCTGCTGTCGGTCAATCCGTAATCTCGGGGCATCTTTCTTTGGGACAGGGGCTGCTCTACCAAATTGGAGACGATGTAAGTTGGCCATCGTGTAGCGATACGGCGTTATCCCAGGAATGAAAAGCGATATTGCTTTGTAGCTTGCGATGCCTGCCATGACAGATAATATTTGCCTTCTGGTGTCCCATGCTGTGGAATTCTTATATGCTTCAGCTAGACCCTCAAGGTAGCTTCTATCAGATGGAGAACACACTGCTTCGTCACCCAGCATTTTGCTAATCGCTGTGGATGCTTGAAGCTGACTCCATAGACGACCTGGGTTACCGGGATAAACCACTTTGAGAACGGACGAAATTATCTCCGATGTCCTCTGAATGTATCTCCGGTGTGTTCTCTCACCAACACTCTCCCACTCTAACTACGGTTTTTCAAGAGGGTGTATCCCACACTCCGCAAGAAAAGCATTCAGCCTAGCGCGTTGAATCTCAAAAGCAGACGTCATTTCAACCTCTCCAGAGGAAGATGTCGTACTCGTTGGGGATAGGACATAACTTCCATCCTTTACACAAAGATTTTCCATCTTCAGAGCTAATTCCTCTGATAATGAGCTGTTTTCACTTTCCTGTGAGAAATCACAAGAATAAACCTTATGTTATAGTCACCCGCGAGGGGGAATCAGACGTAGCGTGCGATTAGGCTCTCTGGTGCCTCATTTCCCTCAGAGTTGATAGAAGAGTAAACGAGATAGCGGAGCGTGCGTGATTCTCTCTATTTCGTCTACGTCTTAGCACCCCTTTTGTGCATGAGAGTGGTAATTTTCAAGCGCGCTCACGTATatttaaatgaggaaaatgaaGGACTATTCGTAGTCCAAAGAGGAAAGGCTGGGCTGTTTGGCTCGAAAGGTCAGTCGTTAGAGAAGGTTCATTGGTCACGGCTTCGCTTTTAGTCCCTATTTTCTCAATCCACCCCTCACATTGCGCCTCCTCATGAAAGGTGATACTCTGcatgcttcttttgttttacttctCTAACCACTACGTACTGAACACGTTATCTATCTAAGAGAATAGTACCATTAACGCATAGTTTTCCTTAAACAGGCGTCAGCGCAGTCACGTTTGGGAAGCAGAGGAACCTTCTTAAAAGGCACTTACAAAAGAATGGACTTTCTCGGAACCTACTTGCGTTGATTTATGTTCAGAGCTTTCTGAACTTTTCTCCTCGAGCGTGTCCCCTGCAAGGGTCTCGGAAGCGGAAATGTCCATCAGCGTAGGGTTTCCTTGACTCACTGGAGATGCATTTGCAGTTAAAATCTGCAAATGGTCTCTGCATCGCTTGCACATTGctaaaagaaagtgaaaaattaagtGTACACTGCCAAAAGATCAGTTTACTTTTAGCATCATTTTTATAGAACATTTTCCCATGAAAATGGGAGCTCCGCCTCGTATATGAATCTGCACCTGTAGTATGATGTATGATCAGTCACGAAACATGTTGCTCAGTGACTTCATGCCGGGCCTTATATTTGATAGTACAAAAAAACACTGGAAAACCGATTCTAAAACTAAACAGGTCTGTGAAAACCCTCCGGGTCTCTGCGGCATTTTTTGTTAAACACTTGAATAATATTGTGAACTAAAGAAACTGTCTTACTTCttagcattttattttaaaacataatTTGTTAAAGCCGCAtagatttgtttctttgtactTTACTTCCAAAGTCTTCAAAAGGGTGCCAATTTGAGACAAAGCCGCTAGCAATGCGAACCCAGGCTGTGTACTTAAAAAGCGGTGTATGGTTGCGCTGACTTGCCATGAATTGGTTGCAATTTTtccattaaggacggtgcctactaattaaagatattttttccccggcgtgtgattatgcaggaaatgtagatcttaacaagtcctattgaaatccaaaaagaaaattgggggtaaccacgcatttttcaaagataattcatgaataatatctgtaaaaagctttaaaatacaaagcaatgtatggcgttctttttcaaattgaagcttaattatctctcaaaaatgcatggttacccccaattttctttttggatagcaagagtacttactaagatctactttctccggatagttttaaaccgcacaaaaatatccctgtattagtaagcattggcgataggaaatccgagtatctggagatgcgcagaacgtatgcgcaataacaatagtaggcaccgtccttaaggttATTTTGATGACTTACAAGATCCAACAGAATGCAGTTCCCCCAGTGTAACTAAAATAAACGAAGATTCTCTACTGTTCAATCCCCGATCGCCCTTAGTCTTAGGG
Proteins encoded in this window:
- the LOC141889670 gene encoding uncharacterized protein LOC141889670 codes for the protein MLGDEAVCSPSDRSYLEGLAEAYKNSTAWDTRRQILSVMAGIASYKAISLFIPGITPYRYTMANLHRLQFGRAAPVPKKDAPRLRIDRQQLDHFLTFITSPHLVEDLPFRNKNLKLSNGHSITVPNVIRTLIPERIVRQYQQYCSDSNFTPFSERTMTRILSECSASVRKSLQGLDYFAAEGARAFDDLSLVLEQAAEIGASKERVQGLQEALKAGKLYLKGDFKAHITDDSPIAEHCSVFSLSDPSDEDLRQSCTHVHDQTCDQCTSLASALSDMEKLLGEIPFCNEDDRDEAFYLYRNAALAIRAWKCHLLRTVRQDQVRFDALDLLDERTVLLVNDWAMKFIPQKYRESQADWFGKRGISWHISVAYRKVDQQLQSQAFINLIQSCNQGSAAVVVILHHIIQTLKLEHPEIERVFLRQDNAGCYHSASTIVACTRFEASTGVKIEGLDFSDPQGGKGAADRMAAAAKSQIRMFINEGNDVTNAQQMKDALLSHGGIEGVRVAVSDSLEESVTGELPKIVGISKLNNFRFTGGKLTAWRAYAVGRGKLLEFTTTPDRSYKWWVGSFSNGDFKELAKPQSKGKAEERPTEEAMPRGQEGDVFPCPQEGCVRLFQRLSNLERHLSFEKCSKSLERLSLMDLSKTEYASLLYEGAVAMPALLPTSTFTAVTPVPQEGWALKETKKAYRFNEKQKSYLEAKFSIGQATGRKLDAEVVAKEMRHALGSDGRGLFKSSEFLTVQQITSYFSRLSAKVRQQVVTTEEDICAAAEEANFHKAREDILLAMNLEHPIVFDQYNICDLVRDNRLKNLKLGLLQMLCEKFNLQDSVTDRRKKVSYINALAGLVGGCSCSHD
- the LOC141889671 gene encoding uncharacterized protein LOC141889671 encodes the protein MTICPHHREIYGLRWRSGKVRCCVPIEVAVHKDPKTKGDRGLNSRESSFILVTLGELHSVGSSMCKRCRDHLQILTANASPVSQGNPTLMDISASETLAGDTLEEKSSESSEHKSTQESENSSLSEELALKMENLCVKDGSYVLSPTSTTSSSGEVEMTSAFEIQRARLNAFLAECGIHPLEKP